The genome window GGTAGAGAGATGACCACAGACCTGTTGGACGCGTTCGGCGAGGGCCGGCGGCCGCGCGTGCGCGAGGCCGGGACGGAGCGGTTCGACACCGTCGTCATCGGCGGCGGGCAGGCGGGCCTGTCGGTGGGCTACCACCTCAAGCGCCGCGGCGTGAGCGACTTCGTGATCCTCGACGCCGAGAAGCGCACCGGGGACGTCTGGCGCCGCCGCTGGGACTCGCTGCGGCTGTTCACGCCGGCGGCCTTCGACTCGCTCGACGGCATGCCCTACCCGGCACCGCGCTGGCACTTCCCCACGAAGGACGAGTTCGCCGACTACCTGGAGGCGTACGCGCGGCGCTTCGAGCTGCCCGTGCGTCACGGCACCCGCGTCGACCGGTTGACCCGGGGCGGCGAGGGCTTCGTGGTGGCGGCGGGGGACCGCCGGTTCGAGGCGCGCAACGTCGTGGTCGCGATGTCGAACTTCCAGCGGCCGAAGATCCCCGGGTTCGCCGCCGACCTCTCGCCGCGCATCGTGCAGCTCCACTCGAGCGAGTACCGGAGGCCGGAGCAGCTCCCGGAAGACGGCGACGTGCTGGTGGTGGGCGCCGGGAACTCGGGCGCAGAGATCGCCATCGAGCTCGCGAAGTCGCGCCGCGTGATCCTCTCCGGCCGCCACCCCGGCGAGCTGCCGTTCGACGTCTTCAGCAGGGCCGCCCACGCCGGCCTCCTGCACCTGGTCATCAAGGGCGTGTTCCACAACGTGCTCACCGTCGACACGCCCATCGGCCGCCGCGTCAGGCGCAACGCCAAGGACCACTCCGGGCCGCTCATCAGGACGAAGTCGCGGCAGCTCGCGGACGCCGGCGTGGAGCGCGTGGGGCGCGTGAC of Trueperaceae bacterium contains these proteins:
- a CDS encoding NAD(P)-binding domain-containing protein produces the protein MTTDLLDAFGEGRRPRVREAGTERFDTVVIGGGQAGLSVGYHLKRRGVSDFVILDAEKRTGDVWRRRWDSLRLFTPAAFDSLDGMPYPAPRWHFPTKDEFADYLEAYARRFELPVRHGTRVDRLTRGGEGFVVAAGDRRFEARNVVVAMSNFQRPKIPGFAADLSPRIVQLHSSEYRRPEQLPEDGDVLVVGAGNSGAEIAIELAKSRRVILSGRHPGELPFDVFSRAAHAGLLHLVIKGVFHNVLTVDTPIGRRVRRNAKDHSGPLIRTKSRQLADAGVERVGRVTGVRDGRPVLEDGTALDVSAIVWCTGFRPGFEWIDLPLRFEPNGFPAQHKGAAEGVPGLYFVGLHFLYAFSSTMIHGVGRDARRVAEAIAARRVAAGADREAAPAPVAA